The sequence below is a genomic window from Brevibacillus agri.
GGCACTCGCAGAAATGATGAAATCGCTCGGAGGATCACCATGACGCAGATGAGGTTCCTTTACCCCGTAGACCTGCAGTTTTTTAGCGGCGAAAAAACGGAGAAGGCGACTCCCAAGAAAAAGGAGGATGCCCGAAAAAAGGGGCAGGTGGCGAAAAGCCAGGATCTCTCTCCTTCCATCGTATTGACTTCGTTCTTTTTTTTGCTGATGATGCTCGGGCCTTCCATGCTCAGTACGTTCCAGAACCTGATGCGAGAAGCGCTTATCACGTTTACGAGCTGGCAGTTGAACGAAGAGAATCTGAAAGTCATCGTCATGTCGATGGCCTTCGAGGCGCTGAAAATCGTGGGCCCTGTACTGGGGCTGGCCTTTCTGGTCGCCTTCGCCGTCAATTACATGCAGGTGGGCTGGATGATTAGTACGGAGCCGCTGCAGATGAAGCTGGAGAAGCTGGACCCGATCAAAGGAGCCAAACGCATTTTCTCCATGCGCTCCCTCGTCGAATTGCTGAAATCGCTATTGAAAATCAGTGCTTGCATGTATGTGGCTTACGTCATTTTATGGAGTGCAAAAGAACAAGTCACCCAGCTTTCCTTGCTCTCGCTGGGGAGCGTCCTGTCTTTTACAGGAACTGAAGTAACCAAACTCGGAATTTACATCGGTTTGCTGCTGTTCATTCTGGCGATTATGGATTACGCCTATCAACGGTATGAACATGAAAAGAATTTGCGGATGTCCAAACAGGACATTAAAGACGAGCACAAGCAGGCGGAAGGGGACCCGCTAATCAAAGGGAAAATTCGCGAGAGGCAGCGGAGCATGGCGCTGCGTCGGATGATGCAAGAGCTGCCGAAAGCGGACGTCATCATTACGAACCCGACCCACTTTGCCGTCGCAATCCGCTACGATGCCAGTGCAATGAGCGCCCCTACGGTAGTGGCAAAAGGCCAGGATTACCTGGCGCTGAAAATCAGAGAGGTGGCCAAGAAGCACCGGATTGTTACGATGGAAAACAAGCCCCTGGCCCGGGCTCTCTATAGTCAGGTTGAAATTGGACAACAAATTCCCGAAGAGATGTTTAAAGCGGTCGCGGAAGTCCTCGCGTACGTCTACAAGCTGCAAGGGAAAGTGAAATAACGAGGAAGGAGGATGAACGGTGGGATTTCGATTCAAGGAAATTGGTACGATTCTATTTGTGATAAGCATTGTTGTCATGATGGTAATCCCACTCCCTTCTGGGCTTCTTGATTTGCTGCTCATTTTGAATATCTCCCTTGCGTTGACCATTTTGCTTGTGTCGATGTACACAAAAGAAACGCTGGAGTTCTCCATTTTTCCGACAGTGCTTTTGATTACGACGTTGTTTCGGCTCGCTTTGAACGTGTCCACGACGCGGAACATTTTGTCGCATGGGGAAGGCGGACAAGTGATCGAGACGTTTGGCAGCTTTGTCGTCGGTGGGAACCAGGTAGTCGGATTCGTCGTGTTTCTGATTCTGATCGTCATTCAGTTCATCGTCATTACAAAAGGCTCCGAGCGTGTCGCAGAAGTAGCCGCACGCTTTACGCTCGACGCGATGCCAGGGAAGCAAATGAGTATCGACGCGGACTTGAATGCAGGGATGATTACAGAAGCAGAAGCGCGTGTACGGAGAAAAAAGATCGAAAATGAGGCAGACTTTTACGGGGCCATGGATGGTGCCAGCAAATTCGTCAAAGGGGACGCCATCGCAGGAATTATCATCTTTATTGTGAACATCATCGGCGGATTCATCATCGGGATGCTTGTTCATGGCTTCAGCTTTCAAGAATCTGCTTCCCGTTTTACCACCATGTCGGTCGGGGATGCACTCGTCAGCCAGATTCCTGCGCTGCTCATCTCGACCGCAGCCGGGATCATCGTCACTCGCTCCACCTCCGGGGAAGGGCTGGGCGACGACATCGCCCGGCAAATGTTCTCCTTTCCGCGCCTTTTGTACATCGTAGCTGGCTGCATGCTGCTGCTTGGCCTGTTCACCCCAATCGGGCTGCTGCCTGTTTTGCCGGTGTCCGGGATCATGGGTTACGCAGCGTGGCGGATGGACAAGAAGCAGAAGATCGAGATTCAGGAATCGGCAGACAAGGTGGAGGAGCAGCAAATCGAAGAAGTGCGCAGTCCGGAAAGCGTGGTCAACCTTTTGCAAGTGGACCCGATCGAGTTCGAATTTGGCTACGGCCTGATTCCGCTCGCTGACGTAAAGCAAGGCGGGGACCTGCTGGATCGCGTCATCATGATTCGCAGACAGATCGCGCTGGAAATGGGGATCGTCGTTCCCGTCATCCGCATCCGCGACAATATTCAGTTGCGGCCAAACGAATACATGATAAAAATCAAAGGCAACCAGGTCGCCAAAGGGGAAATTCTGCTCGATCACTACCTCGCCATGAGCCCTGGAATTGACGATGATTCCATTGTCGGGATCGAAACAGTAGAGCCTGCGTTTGGATTGCCTGCATTATGGGTAACAGAAGAAAATAAGGAGATTGCCGAGCTGTCTGGCTACACGGTAGTCGATCCGCCGTCTGTCGTAGCGACGCATCTCACAGAAGTGGTCAAGCGCCACGCGCATGAGCTGCTCGGCCGACAAGAAACGCGGGCGCTTATCGACAACGTGCGAGAAGTGGCCCCGGTACTGGTGGACGAGCTCATTCCAGGACTTTTGTCGATTGGCGATGTGCAAAAAGTACTGCAGAAGCTGTTGCGTGAAAAAGTGTCGGTTCGCAATCTGCAAGTCATTCTCGAAGCGTTGGCGGACCACGCCATGTTTACAAAAGACCCGGAAGTGCTGACCGAGTACGTAAGACAGGCGATGTCCAGACAGATTACGCTGCAGTTTACAGAGCCCGGACAGCCTTTGCGGGTGCTGACAGCAGGCGCCGGCTTGGAAAAAGCAATCTCCGAGCGGGTGGAACAGTCTGAGCAGGGAAGCTACCTGGCGATGGACCCAGAGACGTCGCAACGGATCTTCCAAAGCATGTCGGCGGAAGTGAGCAAAATGATTAACTCCGGCCAGCAGCCGATCATCCTCTCGTCACCGGCCATTCGCATGTACCTGCGTCAGTTGGTGGAGCGAATGATGCCTGATATTCCTGTATTGTCGTACAGCGAGCTAGAGCCAAATGTTGAAGTGCAAAGCGTAGGGATGGTGAACATTTCGTGAGGGTAAAACGTTACATTGTCGATTCGATGCCAGAGGCGATGGAAAAAATCAGGCTCGATCTGGGAATAGACGCAGTCATCCTGAACTCCAAATCGATCAAGACAGGCGGATTGTTCGGTATGTTTGGCAAACAGAAAATCGAAGTAATCGCTGCTGTCGATGAAAAGGCAACGGAACGCGAGAGTGCTCCGGTCGCGGATGAGCATCGGTCGAAGGACGTTTTCTCCACTGGGCAGACGGGTACCTACACGGCTCAGCAAGCTTATCGCAGAGCCAACCAGGCAAAAGAAGCCGCTGAGCGAGCGATGCCGCAACGAAGCGAGCCAAGGACGCCGGACAATCCGGCATCTGCCCCGGCTGCTGTGGCGACGCGCACGGAGGCGGCACAGCCGGCCAGCCGGCAGAGGGAAGTTGCGGTCAAAGAAGCTCCCGCCGAGCAGGCAAAGGAAAGCGCGGCAGCTCCCAGCAGCACGACGCACGATGCCCTCGCGAACGAAGTCCGCGACATGCGGCAAATGTTCCAGAAGCTGTTGGTCAACGATCTCAGCCAGCAACTGCCGCCCGCCGTGCAGGAAGTACGCAGCCGGCTGGTCAGGCAGGAGACGGCGGAAGAGGTGACGGCGGAAATCATCCGCAAGCTGATGGAGCAGGCGCAACCTCAGGGCGGATGGAGCGAGGAAACGGCTTTTCGCGAGACGCGCAAGATCATTGCGTCGATGCTTGCGCCCTACGCACCGAAGTCAGCAGGCATCCCGCGAAATGTCCAGTTCGCCTTCTTTTTCGGGCCTACGGGCGTAGGCAAGACGACCACGATCGCCAAGCTGGCAGCCAGCAGCATGCTGAAGGAAAAGCGCCGGATCGGGTTTATTACCGCAGATACGTACCGGATGGCAGCCGTGGAGCAGTTGAAGACGTACGCCAACATCTTGAATGTGCCGCTGGAGGTTGTGTTTTCTCCGAAAGAAATGGCCCCGGCTATGGAGCGTCTCAGCGACTGCGATCTCATTTTTGTCGACACGGCTGGCCGCAATTTCCGCAACGATGAATACGTGCAAGGGATTCGCGAGCTGGTCGAGCATGGGAAGAACAGCGTGAATTACCTCGTGCTGAGTCTCGGCTCGAAGTACAACGACATGAAAACCATCGTGGAAAACTTTGCGGAGGTCCCTGCCAAGCAGGTCATTTTCACCAAGGCAGACGAGACGAACAGCTACGGCTCGATCTTGAACATTTGCTATGAGAGCAAGCTTGCCCTCTCTTACTTCACGACGGGACAAAACGTGCCAGACGATATCGTGGCAGCCTCACCAGAGCTTGCGGCGACGATGATTATGGGAGATTGACTTAGATGAGAGACCAAGCAGAACAACTTCGCGTGCGCATGCAGCAATCCGGCGCAAGAGAAAAAACGACCCGGCTGGTGACCGTGACCAGTGGAAAAGGCGGGGTTGGCAAGTCCAATTTCAGCTTGAATTTTGGGCTTGGATTGCTCGAACGGGGCCATAAAGCAGTCTTGTTCGACGTCGATCTCGGCCTTGCCAACCTCGATGTGTTGATGGGGATTACGCCGAAGAAGCACCTGTTCCACTTGCTTGAGCCGGACACTGATGTTTGGGAAATCATTGAGCGAGGGCCCGGGGGACTGGAATTTATTGCGGGCGGGTCTGGATTTACCCAGATCATGCAACTGGACGAGCCGAAGCTGGATCGGCTGTTTTCCCGCCTGAATCCGTTGCAGGGCTATGCGGATACGATCATTTTTGATACGGGAGCGGGTTTGTCGAAGGAGTCGTTGCGCTTCATGCTCTCGTCGGATGAAGTCATCCTGGTGACAACGCCGGAGCCGCCCGCGATTACGGACGCTTACGCCGTGATTAAAATGCTCCACGCCCGCAACCCTGCGGTTGTCATCCGCCTGGTCATCAATCGCGTCTCCTCGGAGAGAGAAGGCAAGATGACGGCCGACAAGCTGGCGATGGTCGCCAAGCGGTTTCTGGACATGGACATCCAGTCGCTTGGACATGTTTCTGACGATCCTCACGTATCAAAGGCTGTGAAGCAACAGCGTCCTTTTCTACTTACATATCCGCAATCGCAAGCCGCAAAAAGCATTCGGAATCTGGTAGCCCGGTATTTGGAGACTCCAGCCGATGCAGATGCAATGACGAGCGGGCTGAAAGGTTTTCTTGCGAGGCTGAAACACTTCATACGATAAGGCAAACAGGTAGGAAGGGAGTGACATTCGATTGAGCAAAATTCGAGTTCTGGTCACAGATGATTCTGCATTCATGCGTAAAGTTATTAGCGACATTTTATCAGGCGATCCCGAGATTGAAGTGATTGATCGAGCAAAGAATGGACTCGAATGTATCGAAAAGTGCAAACAACTCAGTCCGGATGTCCTCACACTGGACATCGAGATGCCGATCATGAACGGCCTGGAAGCATTGGAAAAGCTCATGGCAGACTGTCCGGTGCCAGTGGTTATGCTGAGCAGCCTGACACGCGAGGGAGCAGAGGCGACGATTCAGGCTTTGGAACTGGGTGCCTTTGACTTTATTACGAAGCCGTCTGGCCCGATTTCACTCGATATTCACAAAGTCGCGGATCGGCTGATCGAGCGGGTCAAAGCGGCGGTGGTAGCGAAAGGCCACATGCGCCGGACGCTGCGACCGAGCAGACCTGCCGCGCCAGAGCCAATGCGGCCAAGTCCGGCTTCTGCCACCGCTCCGGTGCGAACGGCACAGCCGCCTGTCCTGAACGCTTTGCCGCGACTGCAAAGCAGCGGAAAAGCAAGACTGGTCGTGCTGGGAACGTCGACAGGCGGCCCCAAGGCGCTGCAAAACGTCCTGACCGCAATCCCGGCTGGCTTCCCGGCACCGATCGCGATTGTGCAGCACATGCCGGCTGGTTTTACGAAATCGCTGGCGCAAAGGCTCGACTCCCTATGCCACATACGTGTGACGGAAGTAACGGACGGGGAATGGCTTGAGCCGGGCACAGCCTATATTGCACCAGGCGGGTATCACTTTGAGGTGCACCAGGCGAATGGAAAGCTGCAGGCCCACCTGCACCAGCAAGAGCCGCGGGGAGGTCACAGACCTTCTGTCGACGTCCTTTTTGAATCCGCCAGTCGATTGACAAATGTAGACAAATGGGCAATTATCATGACAGGCATGGGAAATGATGGGACCAAAGGTCTAAAGCAGATGAAGGAGCTTGGACCTGTTACCAGTATTATCGAAGACGAGTCGAGTTGTGTCGTATTCGGGATGCCACGAGCGGCGATCCAGGCAGGACTGGCAGATCATGTGGCCCCATTAGAAAAAATTCCAGAGCTGTTGTGCAAGCTCTTGCACTGATTTTGGGAGGTGGATCACCGATGGATATGAATCAGTATTTGGACATGTTTATTGAGGAGTCAAAAGAACACCTGCAAGCAATCAACGCCAATTTGTTGCTGTTGGAAAGTGATCCGGGAAACATTGCGCACGTCAAGGAAATTTTTCGTTCGGCGCACACCTTGAAAGGGATGTCGGCGACCATGGGCTTCGAAGATATGGCCAGCCTGACGCACGAAGCGGAAAACGTGCTCGATCTGATTCGCAACCAGAAGCTGACGATCACCAGTGACATCATGGATGTCATCTTTCAAAGCGTGGATCTGATCGAAAGCATGGTGATCGATATTACAGAAGGCGGAGACGGCTCGGCCGACGTATCGGGTCCGGTGAAAAAGCTGAGGGCGATTGTCTCCGGCGATTATTCCGCCGAACAGGAAGTGGCGGCGGCTGCGACAGCCGTAGCGGAAGAGGAAGCAGTCGAGGCGGCGCAAGCGGAAGGCACGCCTGCCGAGGACCACGACCTGGACGACTACGCGCTGATGGTGCTGAAGCAGTCCAAGGAGCTCGGCAACAACGTGATGTGGATCAAGGTCACGCTGAATGAGAACTGCCTGCTGAAAGCGGCGCGCGCCTACATGGTGTTCGACCAGTTGGAATCGATGGGGGAAGTCATCAAGACGAAGCCGTCGGTCGAGGATATCGAAAACGAGTGCTTCGAGCGATCTTTCGAGATCGCCTACGTCACCATGCAGTCTGCGGAAAAAGTCCGCAGCACGATTCTCAACATTTCGGAGATACAGGACGTTGCGATTGATCCGATTCAATTGAAAAAAGAAGCGCCACCAACTCCTGTAGTGACGGAAGCAGCCGCACCTGTGGAGAAAAAAGCGCCGGACAATGCCCAGGCAGCCGCTGCCAAGAAAGCGACCGCTGGCGGCAAAACGATCCGCGTCGACATCGACCGCCTGGACATTTTGATGAACCTGTTCAGCGAGCTGGTAATCGACCGCGGACGTCTGGAGCAGTTGGCTCGCGAGATCGGCAAAAGCGAGCTGCAGGAAACGGTGGAGCATATGAGCCGCATCAGCGGAGATTTGCAAAACATCATCCTGACGATGCGCATGGTTCCCGTCGAGCAAGTCTTCAATCGCTTCCCGCGCATGATTCGCGATTTGCAGAAGGAGCTACATAAAAAAGTGAATCTGGAAATCATCGGGGCGGAGACAGAGCTGGATCGCACCGTCATCGACGAGATCGGGGACCCGCTCAACCACTTGTTGCGCAACTCGCTCGACCACGGGATCGAATCGCCGGCAGATCGGAAAATGGCCGGAAAGCCGGAAGAAGGAACGATCGTACTGCGCGCGTTCCACAGCGGCAACCACGTCTTTATCGAAGTGAAAGACGACGGCGCAGGCATCAACAAGGAAAAAGTGCTGAAAAAAGCGATTGAACGGGGCATTGTGAATCCGGCCAACGCAGATAGCATGTCGGATAAGCAAATTCACGAACTGTTGTTCGCAGCGGGTTTTAGTACCGCTGAAGTGGTCTCGGATATTTCCGGCCGCGGCGTAGGGCTGGATGTCGTCAAATCCAAGATCGAATCGCTCGGCGGCAGCGTCGGTGTCGAATCTGTTCGCGGACAAGGAACGACTTTCCTGATCCAGCTCCCGCTGACGCTCTCGATCATTTCTGCGATGCTTGTGCAGGTAAAAGACGAGAAGTACGCGGTGCCGCTTTCCTCGATTATTGAAACGGCTGTGTTCAAGAAAGACCAGATCATGATGGCTCATCGCCAAAAGGTGATCGACTTCAGGGGACGCGTTGTTCCGCTCGTTTCCTTGCAGGACATTTTCCAGGTGCCGGACAACGGGGCGGACAAAGACGATGAAGTAGCGGTTGTCATCGTCCGCAAAGGGGAAAAAATGGCCGGCCTTGTGGTCGATTCCTTTATCGGCCAGCAGGAAATCGTCCTCAAATCACTTGGCAAGTACCTGGTCAACGTCTTTGCCATTTCGGGTGCAACGATCCTGGGAGACGGCCAAGTCGCTCTCATCATTGATTGCAACGCACTGATTAAGTAGAGGGAGGGGCAGCCACATGCTCGATCAAAAAGAAATCGTAAGCGAAGTCAAAGTGATTGTGTTTCGGTTGAAGGACGAAGAGTACGGGGTAGAAGTCAATCAAGTAAAATCGATCGAAAAGCTGGAGCACATCACCCGTGTTCCACGCACGCCCCAGTTCGTCAAAGGAGTTATCAACCTGCGCGGAGTAGTCACCCCGATCATTGACCTTCGCAACCGGTTCGGGCTGGAGGAAAGCCTCTATTCCGAATCGACCCGCATCATCATCGTCGCGGTAGGCGAACTGGAAGTCGGCTTGATTGTGGATGCTGCCAACGATGTCATCGACATCCCGGTCAATGCGATTGAGCCGCCGCCAGAAGTTGTAGGCGGGGTTGAAGCCGCTTATCTGCGCGGAGTAGCGAAGCTGGACAAACGACTGTTGATTTTGTTGAATCTCGATAAAGTATTGAGCACAGAGGAAATCAAACAACTGGACTCAATTGAGGGGTAAGAAAGATGGCCTATTTCACAAAGTTTGGGGATTTCCAATTTGATGTGCTGCGGGAAATCGGGAACATCGGTGCAGGACATGCTGCAACGGCTCTCTCCAAGCTGATGCAAAAAGAGATCGACATGAAAGTGCCTCAGGTCAGCATCATACCGTTTGACGAAGTGGCGGATTGTGTCGGTGGCGCGGAAGCGGTTGTCGTTACCGTCTTTTTACGAGTTGAAGGCGATTGTCCAGGAAACATGTTTTTCATTCTCGACCTGGACTCTGCGAGACATCTGCTGGAACAAATTACGGGGATCAACAAGGATGTTTATGATTGGGAAGAGCTGGAAATTTCGGCTCTTCACGAGATCGGCAATATTTTGACTGGGTCCTATCTCTCCTCACTGGCAGATTTCACACAGCTCAACCTGCAGCCTTCTGTACCTGCGCTCGCTGTGGATATGGCTGGAGCGATTCTCAGCTACGGATTAATAGCGTTGGGTCAAGCGGGTGACTTTGCCCTCACGATTGACACAGCTTTTTTTGAAGGCAATGAAAAAGTCAAAGGGAACTTTTTCCTTATCCCTGATCCTGAATCGCTTCCTATTCTATTTCGTTCATTAGGGGTTCCGTTCGATGGAGATTATTAAGATAGGTATGGCCGACCTCGGTGTGGCAAAGCCACCGAGCAAGCTACGAACCACAGGTCTGGGTTCTTGCGTAGGGGTTGTCCTCTACGATCATATCCATAAAATTGCAGGGATGGCACACGTTATGCTTCCGGAGTCTTCGCTGGCCAAAAGCGGGGAGGTGACGATCGGGAAGTACGCCGATACAGCGATTCCCCATCTGATCGAGTTGATGGAAAAAGCAGGTGCCCAAACCCGGAATATCGTCGCCAAAATCGCGGGTGGAGCACAGATGTTTGCCTTTCTCGGAAGCAGCGACACCATGCGGATTGGGCCTAGAAATGTCGAGGCTTGCAAACAGGCTTTGAAGGAAGCTCACATTAGAATCGTGGCAGAAGATACAGGGGGAAACTGCGGTCGGACAATAGAGATGGATGCCACCAGTGGGGTTCTTCAAATCCGTACGGTAAATCAAGGTGTGAAGGAAGTATAAGAATGTTGGGAACCATTTGGATAAATGCAGGCATGGGGTTGCTCGCTTTTGTCATCACATTTTGCACGGCACTTGCGAGTAATGTCTGGCTTGTCTCTCTGGAGCGGGCCGTCATTGCTCTGGTGATATTCTTCCTTGCCGCTTTTCCGATCCGCTTTGTTCTGGCTCTCGTCACCGAGACACCAGGCCAGTCCGTGACAGCAGAAGGACCAGAGGAGTCAACCGCTCCTCTGGCTGAAGGCGGGACAGAGGCGAAGCCGACAGAACAAACGGGTGAGACGGCGGCAGAGGAAGCATTTTCTCCGCTCTCCTTCACCAAGCTGGAGGCGGTACCTCCTACTGAGGATCCAGCCACCGTTGCAGAGGTCGTTAGGCGCTTAACAGATGAGTAAAGGTTGGTGACTATTCGTGGCACGGCTAACCAGTCAAGAAAAAGCAAAAGAGTTCGATAAATGGGTCATGTGGAAGCAAGAGGGCAGTCGCGAAGCGGAAGTTGATCTCATCACCAAGTTTTTGCCGCTGGTGGACAAGGTGGCAAATCGGCTGGCCATCAATTTGCCGGCTAACGTGGACAAGGATGACTTAATCAGCTACGGACGATTTGGGTTGCTGGACGCTTTGGCCAAATTCGATCATACGCGGGGACTGCAATTCGAGACATATGCTATGTGGCGCATTCGCGGAGCCATGATTGACGGCCTGCGTGAAAATGACTGGATCCCTCGCACCGTTCGGGACAAGGCCAAAAAAATCGAAGAAGCGTACACCACCTTGGAGCAGAAAATGCTGCGAATGCCAACCGATCAGGAAGTTTCCGAATATCTCGGAATAAGCGAAAAAGATCTGCAGCAGGTGTTTCTGGAAACCTCTTTGGCCAGCATGGTTTCCATTGACGAGGCAGTAGGGGAAGAGGACGAGCAGAAGACCGCAAGACATTCCTACATCGTGGACGAGCTGACTCCGCGACCGGAAACGGTAGCAGAAGTCGGCAGCTTGAAAGAAGTGCTAGTAGGTGTAATCGACAAGCTTCCAGAGAAGGAAAGACTCGTCGTCTCCCTGTTTTACTTCGAGGAGATGACGCTGTCCGAAATCGCTGAAATCATGAGCTTGTCACCTTCACGGATCTCCCAGCTTCATTCGAAGGCTCTTTTCCGGCTTCGTTCCGCCTTGTCGAGATGGAAGTCGCAATTGATGTAAACGTAATGTACCCAAGCTTGAGAGGGGTAGAATGTATGGAAGGGATCGGGAATTATAGACTAGAGGTAAAAATCTCAGCAGATAAACTAGAGGCAGAAATCTTTCTGAAAGTCGGGGAAGAAGACCTCGAAAGCATCGTGCTCAAGGAATCGGACGTCTACAACGCGCTGCAAACGAGCAAAGTGAAGGCGGGCATCCTCGAAGAAGTTGTGCAGGAGCTGTGTGCAATCCCTGCGAAGTATGCAAACGCCCGCGTCACGATTGCGCGCGGAGTCGCTCCAGTTGACGGAACCGATGCTTTTATCGAGTATCCGTATTTGGCAACTGTTTCCGATGAGGAAGGGCCAAAAGAACTGGAAGATGGCCGAGTCGATTTTTATAATATAACCAGCATACCGAATGTAGTAAAAGGACAGCTCTTAGCCCGCAAAATTCCAGCTACCCCTGGAACCCCGGGGACAGCAGTTACCGGAGAGCCCATCGCTCCCAAAGCAGGCAAGGAAATCAACATCAAGCCCGGCAAAAATGTCGTGCACAACCAGGAGCGTACGATGCTTTACGCTGCCATTGATGGACAAGTTTCCTTTACCGACCAGGACAAACTGAACGTCTTTCCCGTTTTTGAAGTGAACGGGGATGTCGATTTTGGTGTAGGCAACATTGACTTTGTGGGAACGGTGGTCATTCGCGGGAACGTATTGAACGGATTTCGGGTCAAGGCATCTGGCGATATCCGCGTGTTGGGAAGCGTGGAAGGAGCCGAACTGTACGCGGACGGGTCGATTGAGATTAAAAGCGGCATCGTGGCGCAGGACAAAGGCATGATCGTCGCAGGGAAGGACATCCGCACGTCGTTTATCCAAAATGCGAATGTGACGGCGGGCCATCAGGTGATCGTGTCGCAGAGCATCATGTTTTCCACCGTGCGGGCAGGAAAGCAAATCATTTGCAAAGGCCCGAAAGGCATTATTATCGGGGGCGTCCTGCAGGCGGGAGAAAAAATTGCCGCCCGGGTGTTCGGCAACAACAGCGCAACCCCTACCGTTTTGGAGGTAGGCGTGAAGCCGGAACTGCGCCAGGAACTGGCCAACATTCAAAAAGATTTGCAGAATGTGTATGAAAATTTACGCAAAACGGATCAGGGCCTGGGTGTGCTCAATCAAATTTTGCACTCAGGCAAGGAGCTTACAACCGAAAAGCGGATCATGCAAATCAAGCTGACCAATACGCGACTGGTTTTGGAAAAGGAATGCAAGGAGCTTGAAGCCCGGAAAAAGGAGCTGGAAATCGAGCTAAAAGGCGAAGGCCCCGCCGCCGTAGAGGTGTACCAAGTTATGTATCCGGGGATCAAGCTGACATTCGGCAAGCTCGTGCATTTTATCAAGCATGAGTACGCCCGGACGCGCTTTATCGTCCTCGATGGGGAAATCAGTACCGCAACCCTCATCTAAAAGCCGAGTTTGATTCCGCAGGCGAGGAAGGGAGTTGAGCTGTATGAGTTTGAAAGCGGTTGAATTGCAAGTGGCGCTGCCACGCACGTTAGAGGTCAGCCGGATTCAGGAGCACCAGCTACAACGGTCCATGCATGAAACACAGTCGATGATCGATCAGCGCAAAGATTTGGACGCGCACATGCGCCAGCGTCCGGCGAACGTCGATGAAACGCAAAAAAATCAGATTCGCGAGAGGGAGCAGGGACAGCAGCAGAAGCAGGAGGACCCAGCGCACAGCGCATCTGCCGAAGCAAAGAATGCCGCAGCAAAAGAGCACAGCTCCCCTTCCTCTGTCTCCATGCGAGATCCCATGCGCGGGCGCTTTATTGATATTTCCTTATAAAAGGAACAAAGTAAGACAAGCCAGAAGCAAAGGTGGCCAACATGGACCAAGTGTATCTCATCTTGATTGGAGCGGGAATCATCATCATGCTGCTTGCTTTTTTCCTGCAAAGAAAGACGCCGGATGATGCTGCCGCCATACCGACACAGCGACTGACAGACAAGGCAGAAACTGAAAAAAGCCTGCAACGGTTAAGCAAGCAGTTCAAGCAGGAAACCGCCCTTCTTTCTGCCGAATGGCAAGAAACAAGGGCTGATTTGCTTCACGAAATCGATCTGTTGAAAAAGCGGGTCGAGCAACTGGAGCAGCAATGGAACGAAAGAGCTGCCCATGCGCAAGTGGCCGCCTCCGCCGAGCAGGGGCAAGCGAATGGCGCGCAACCTGCGGCGGAGGATGTCGATATGCTGGCTTTGCGCGAGCGCTATCGGCGCGTGTTCGAGTTGAGCCGGGAAGGGCTCTCTCCTGACGAGATCGCCAAGCGGCTGGGCGCAGGCCGCGGGGAAATCGACCTCATTTTCGCGCTGGCGCAAAGGAACGAGCGAGGTTTTGCCGATGCGTAAACGCGAGCTGTTATTCGGATTTGGCGCAGGCTTGCTCGTGGCTGCTTCGATCATCGGTCTGGTCGCACCGAAAAGCGAAGCGCCACCGGCAG
It includes:
- a CDS encoding DUF342 domain-containing protein, with translation MEGIGNYRLEVKISADKLEAEIFLKVGEEDLESIVLKESDVYNALQTSKVKAGILEEVVQELCAIPAKYANARVTIARGVAPVDGTDAFIEYPYLATVSDEEGPKELEDGRVDFYNITSIPNVVKGQLLARKIPATPGTPGTAVTGEPIAPKAGKEINIKPGKNVVHNQERTMLYAAIDGQVSFTDQDKLNVFPVFEVNGDVDFGVGNIDFVGTVVIRGNVLNGFRVKASGDIRVLGSVEGAELYADGSIEIKSGIVAQDKGMIVAGKDIRTSFIQNANVTAGHQVIVSQSIMFSTVRAGKQIICKGPKGIIIGGVLQAGEKIAARVFGNNSATPTVLEVGVKPELRQELANIQKDLQNVYENLRKTDQGLGVLNQILHSGKELTTEKRIMQIKLTNTRLVLEKECKELEARKKELEIELKGEGPAAVEVYQVMYPGIKLTFGKLVHFIKHEYARTRFIVLDGEISTATLI
- a CDS encoding DUF6115 domain-containing protein → MDQVYLILIGAGIIIMLLAFFLQRKTPDDAAAIPTQRLTDKAETEKSLQRLSKQFKQETALLSAEWQETRADLLHEIDLLKKRVEQLEQQWNERAAHAQVAASAEQGQANGAQPAAEDVDMLALRERYRRVFELSREGLSPDEIAKRLGAGRGEIDLIFALAQRNERGFADA